In Sphingobacterium sp. SRCM116780, the genomic stretch AGAATAACAATAAATAATCGTTATCACTTTCATATATTTTTTTAGCATAAAAGATTGCTAAATTAAATTAATATCATATATTTGTTTTTAACATTATTTAACAATTAAGTTGCGGTAGAAACTTTTTGAATTGAATATGTTGTATAACCTTATTTGAAAAGTAAATCTTAGTCAGTTTAATTGAAATACCTTAAGAATTAGCTAGAATATATCTGACAAAACATTATTTCACAGTAGACAATCGATTGCATATTTTATAGTCGCAAATTAATTAATTTAATCAAAGGTCTTAATTGAGACCATTTAAGTAAATGATTAAAGTATATATTATAGTTGTTTTACAAACAATAATGAGATTTTAAAAAAAGAATAAGATACTTACTATTAACCAAAGTCTCCTCTGGGGATTTTAAATACTTAAATAAACATAAACATATGAAACAAAAATTACTCAGTATTTTCTTGGGAAGTATGATTCTGACTTCTGTAGCATTTGCACAGGAAAAAAAAGTTAGTGGTCGTGTAACTGGAGCTGATGGTAAACCATTAGTAGGTGTAACGATTGCTGTACAAGGATCAAATATTGCTACTCAAACCGATGCGAATGGTAACTACTCGCTTTCAGTACCCACAGGAAAAGTTATTGTTTTTCGTTCTGTAGGATTTGCTGATAAAACCTTAATCGTCAAAGCAGATCAATCCGCTTTTAATGTTACGTTAAATGATGCTTCAAATTCTCTTGATGAAGTTGTCGTAACAGCATTAGGTGTTAAGAAGGAAAAGAAATCAGTTGGTTATTCGGTTCAAGAAGTAAAAGCTGCTGATATCTTGAGTTCTCGTGAACCAAATGTTGTGAATGCATTAGCAGGGAAAGTAGCTGGTTTACAGATTACAAGTTCTGGAGGTCAAGCGGGATCTTCTGCTTCGATACAGCTTCGTGGAAATACATCCATAACGGGAAGTGGTGAACCCTTATTTGTTATTGATGGCATACCCATGGATAATTCTGTTAATCAGGGAGATGATAATATTTCCACTTTATTTACAGGAACGAATGGTAGCAGACTTTCTGATTTGGATCCAAATATCGTTGAAAGTGTCTCTGTATTAAAAGGGGCAGGTGCAAGTGCCTTGTATGGTTCTAGAGGTGCAAATGGTGTTATCATGATTACGACTAAAAAAGGATCAATTGAAGATAATAGAAAATTACCAAGAGTTTCATTGTCTTCTAGTGTAACTTTTGATGATGCTTTCACTGATGGTTATCAAACGACCTATTTGCAAGGAGTTAATGGAAAATACCGAAGTGGTATACCTTTAGCTTTAGGTGGGTATGCAGAAGAGGGGGGAACAACAAATCCACAAACTTCGGCGGTTTGGGGACCTCATAAAGATTCTGTCAGTCAAAAAGTAATTGATGCAATTGGTATGCCAAAGCTTGTAGACCCTCGGAAACAATTCTATCAAACAGGTGTTATGTGGAATAATTCGGCTTCTATAAGCGGCGGTCTTGCGAATACAACGTATCGATTAACTTACTCCAATACAAATCAAGATGGTATAGTTCCTAATAACACTTTTAAAAGAAATAGTTTTAATGGTGCATTTGCTTCTAAATTAAGTCAAATTGTCACTTCTAATACTTCAGTATCTTATGTAAATTCCAAAAATAATAGAATGCTTGAAGGAAATGGTGGGCAATCTTTTTTATATGGTTTGAATTTTGCTCCTGTTAGTTTTGATATGAAGGAAGCTTATGATAAATATGGAAACCTTTCTTGGCAATCACCAATAGCTTTAGGTACTGGTTTTAATAATCCATATTGGTTAGTAAATCATAACTCAAGTCCAAGTATTACAGATCGTTTTGTGCTATCCAATGAAATTAATATTGATATTTTACCTTGGTTAAAAGCGACAAATAGAGTTGGATTGGATAGCTATACAGATTTATTAGAAGAAAAAATTGATATTGGTACAAAGGCGATACCTAAGGGTCGTTATTTTTCAGCATTGGTAAAATATAAGCAATGGAATAATGACTTCATTTTATCTGCAAATAAGAAGATTAATGACGATTGGAGTATTTCAGGATTACTTGGAACAAACTATAACCAAAGAGGATTTAATCGTCGTACGGTAAGAGGCCTCGATTTGAATATTCCAGGCTTCTTCGATATCAGTGGTATGGGAACAGTGCAAGCTTTTCAAAGTGATGAACTGAGACGATTGGTAGGTATTTATGCATCTGCAAATATTGACTTTAAAAATTATTTGTTTTTAAACGCAACTGCAAGGAACGATTGGTCATCAACTTTACCTAAAGGAAAGAATAGCTACTTCTACCCATCAGTATCCTCTTCATTCGTTTTTTCTGAAGCATTCGGATTAACAAATGATGTGTTTTCTTTTGGTAAGATTAGGGCTTCTTATGCTGTTGCAGGTAATGATGCTCCTCCATATTATACAACCCAAACG encodes the following:
- a CDS encoding SusC/RagA family TonB-linked outer membrane protein encodes the protein MKQKLLSIFLGSMILTSVAFAQEKKVSGRVTGADGKPLVGVTIAVQGSNIATQTDANGNYSLSVPTGKVIVFRSVGFADKTLIVKADQSAFNVTLNDASNSLDEVVVTALGVKKEKKSVGYSVQEVKAADILSSREPNVVNALAGKVAGLQITSSGGQAGSSASIQLRGNTSITGSGEPLFVIDGIPMDNSVNQGDDNISTLFTGTNGSRLSDLDPNIVESVSVLKGAGASALYGSRGANGVIMITTKKGSIEDNRKLPRVSLSSSVTFDDAFTDGYQTTYLQGVNGKYRSGIPLALGGYAEEGGTTNPQTSAVWGPHKDSVSQKVIDAIGMPKLVDPRKQFYQTGVMWNNSASISGGLANTTYRLTYSNTNQDGIVPNNTFKRNSFNGAFASKLSQIVTSNTSVSYVNSKNNRMLEGNGGQSFLYGLNFAPVSFDMKEAYDKYGNLSWQSPIALGTGFNNPYWLVNHNSSPSITDRFVLSNEINIDILPWLKATNRVGLDSYTDLLEEKIDIGTKAIPKGRYFSALVKYKQWNNDFILSANKKINDDWSISGLLGTNYNQRGFNRRTVRGLDLNIPGFFDISGMGTVQAFQSDELRRLVGIYASANIDFKNYLFLNATARNDWSSTLPKGKNSYFYPSVSSSFVFSEAFGLTNDVFSFGKIRASYAVAGNDAPPYYTTQTFTKANPSDGTRGNIDFPFNGLNGFNMSSVLSSNVLEPEIVTEYEFGTELKFLKNRINLEFSYYNKQSEKQIIQQPIAASSGSQLLVANAGKLKNSGIEIMLDVVPVKTENFNWNIVTNFAKNKYKLQSLAEGVDNIFIGGFTNPQVRIDKDYGYVIWGTGYKKNDQGQTLIDDDGLPVMSEDLGPIGDVMPDWTMGIRNNFRYKNLSVSGLLDVKTGGQVLNMDLFYSTFYGSAAVTGDRGTKIVHEGIRESDGEVNTTEVVKNQSYYQNWYSSIDQNFVEDAGFIKLREVTLSYSLPKSWLKKSKLEDVTFSATGRNLWIKSDFSYRDPEGSLLGNQVQGLYHAVTPSSKGFTFGVNVKF